A single Aulosira sp. FACHB-615 DNA region contains:
- a CDS encoding pentapeptide repeat-containing protein — MLRQYTGNTKAKNLKQFFITLTVLTPLLITIPVYASKPEHIKQLIDTNNCAKCDLSGANFSWKNLLRADLSDSNLGGADLSNADLSGANLRNSNLSKAKLSRANIFRANLDKANLSDADLSSTNLSGADLRNANLTRADLTNADLSGANLNGANLQDANLRGVRFDNVNLQGVNLNGVDLSNADLRNFNFRGVSLNGVNLSRVNLSGYNLRGIELKNANLSYANLQNADLSNARLNNTDLQNANLYNANLQGADLIGSKLNSANLDNADLRGTNLDADSLPQNIRADALDYSRWGNTLSGQRRYQGAIAYYNKAIELNPRDAQIYTSRGYAHSKLKNYQAAIADYNKAIEIDPSYAKAYSNRGLTRIEQNDYQSALADFDQAIRFDPNNAEAYNGRATIRRIQKDYTAVITEASQAIRINSKFAEAYNNRGLARFAMQDYQSAIQDYDKAIDNSSGWAWAYLNRGLARAAISQHKDATKDFDRAIEIDENYTEAYYQRSVARFNRKRYEDAIKDCDRVIQRDPNYAAAYENKGNSLLALKKKAEAKLAFEQAMKIYAQKQDNPSLERLQQIVAGL, encoded by the coding sequence ATGCTAAGACAATACACTGGCAATACTAAAGCAAAAAATCTAAAGCAGTTTTTCATAACTCTGACCGTTTTAACTCCACTGTTAATTACAATTCCGGTTTACGCCAGCAAGCCGGAACATATCAAACAACTAATAGATACAAATAACTGTGCGAAATGCGATTTAAGCGGGGCAAATTTTAGCTGGAAAAATTTGCTGCGTGCTGATTTATCGGACTCAAATTTGGGTGGTGCGGACTTAAGTAATGCAGATTTGAGTGGCGCTAATTTGCGTAATAGTAATTTAAGTAAGGCGAAACTATCTCGCGCTAATATTTTTCGGGCTAATTTGGATAAGGCCAACTTAAGTGACGCTGATTTGAGTAGCACTAACTTGAGTGGTGCTGATTTGCGGAATGCAAATTTAACTCGTGCTGATTTGACGAATGCTGACTTGAGTGGTGCGAATTTAAATGGGGCAAATTTGCAAGATGCTAACTTGCGGGGTGTGCGGTTTGATAATGTCAACCTCCAAGGTGTGAATTTGAATGGTGTTGATTTAAGTAATGCAGATTTGCGGAATTTTAACTTCCGTGGCGTGTCGCTGAATGGGGTTAACTTGAGTCGGGTGAATTTGAGTGGTTATAACTTGAGGGGGATAGAACTGAAAAATGCCAATCTCAGTTATGCAAATTTACAAAATGCTGATTTGAGTAATGCCAGATTAAATAATACTGATTTGCAAAATGCTAATCTCTACAATGCGAATTTGCAGGGTGCAGATTTGATTGGCAGTAAACTTAACAGTGCGAATTTGGATAATGCAGATTTAAGGGGTACAAATCTGGATGCTGATAGTTTACCTCAGAATATTCGTGCTGATGCTTTGGATTACAGCCGTTGGGGAAATACACTCAGTGGTCAGAGAAGATATCAAGGTGCGATCGCCTATTACAACAAAGCGATAGAATTAAATCCTAGAGATGCTCAAATTTATACTAGTCGCGGTTATGCTCACAGTAAGTTGAAAAATTACCAAGCTGCGATCGCTGACTACAACAAAGCAATTGAAATTGACCCTAGTTATGCAAAAGCATACAGCAATCGTGGCTTAACTCGCATCGAACAAAATGATTATCAAAGTGCGTTAGCTGATTTTGACCAAGCAATTCGCTTCGACCCCAACAATGCGGAGGCTTATAACGGACGCGCCACAATTCGCCGCATTCAAAAAGATTATACCGCAGTCATTACCGAAGCTTCCCAAGCCATTAGAATTAATTCTAAATTTGCCGAGGCGTACAATAACCGAGGTTTAGCGCGGTTTGCTATGCAAGATTATCAAAGCGCGATTCAAGATTATGATAAAGCCATTGATAATTCTAGCGGTTGGGCTTGGGCATATCTGAACCGGGGACTTGCTCGCGCCGCCATCAGCCAGCATAAAGATGCAACTAAAGATTTTGACCGCGCTATTGAAATTGATGAGAATTATACCGAAGCTTATTATCAACGCAGCGTTGCCCGATTTAATCGTAAACGATATGAGGATGCAATTAAAGATTGCGATCGCGTCATTCAACGAGACCCCAATTATGCCGCAGCTTATGAAAACAAGGGCAATTCTTTATTAGCACTGAAAAAGAAAGCGGAAGCAAAACTCGCCTTTGAACAAGCGATGAAAATCTACGCTCAAAAACAAGATAACCCTAGTTTAGAAAGATTACAGCAAATCGTTGCTGGATTGTAG
- a CDS encoding UPF0182 family protein codes for MLWKWCLRLFVILLGLWLLLDFASRLGAEIFWFQEVGYLQVFLLRLVTKVSLVLFVTVVSAVYLWGNLWLAQKLKYPASLKIAQIKREEAGLSAELKNLLSPQYAKYDNSQITYTGVLPIKLRWLLPVVVIFSLLVGLMLAHYGQISFAYWQASANKASLPVISLFRLETIWALGRQITTQILYVALVGGVAIAILMYPRWLLTAIAGTFSILFGWIMHQNWGKVLQYFYPTSFNYSEPLFNQDISFYIFSLPVWELMELWLMGLCLFGFLAVSLTYLLSAESLSQGIFPGFSSQQQRHLYGVGGLLMLVVAWSYWLSRYELVYSQQGVSYGASYTDVTTQLPAYTLLCVLAVAIAFYLLGRTIFWRPKSTYRKFVGYGLSVYLLIAVASGVILPQVVQYLIVQPNELQREEPYIKRSIALTRQAFDLEAIDARTFNPQGTLTEADIKANDSTIRNIRLWDQRPLLDTNRQLQQIRPYYRFPGADIDRYTLASDAIEQPPTTNTTPTELIERRQVLIAARELDYGAVPQQAQTWVNRHLIYTHGYGFTLSPVNTVAPGGLPEYFVKDIAGTANGALTTSSAAIRDSIPIGLPRIYYGEITNTYVMTGTRVRELDYPSGSDNAYNIYDGSGGISIGSLWRRWLFAMYLKDWQMLFTRDFLPETKVLFRRNINQRIRAIAPFLKFDSDPYLVAADPRIGTGFPGVNNNLFWIVDAYTTSDRYPYSDPNNDGINYIRNSVKVVIDAYNGTVNFYIADSQDPIIQTWANIFPKMFKPLSAMPATIRNHIRYPVDFFQIQAERLMTYHMTDPQVFYNREDQWQIPNEIYGDKARPVEAYYLITSLPTVPFEEFILLLPYTPRQRTNLIAWLAARSDGDNYGKLLLYIFPKERLVYGTEQIEARINQDPVISQQISLWNRQGSKATQGNLLVIPIQQSLLYVEPIYLEATQNSLPTLVRVVVAYENRIVMAQTLEQALKAIFQPEVTPEPAIVRPFEEGNSPSQ; via the coding sequence ATGCTTTGGAAATGGTGCTTGAGACTCTTCGTAATACTCTTGGGACTGTGGCTGTTATTAGATTTCGCTTCCCGTCTAGGCGCAGAGATTTTTTGGTTTCAAGAAGTCGGTTATTTACAAGTATTCTTATTAAGGTTAGTTACTAAGGTTAGTTTAGTATTATTTGTCACGGTTGTCAGTGCAGTCTATCTATGGGGGAATTTATGGTTAGCACAAAAGCTAAAATATCCCGCATCTTTGAAAATTGCTCAAATTAAGCGTGAAGAAGCTGGATTGAGTGCAGAGTTAAAAAATCTGCTCAGTCCGCAATATGCAAAATATGATAACAGTCAAATTACTTACACTGGTGTATTACCAATTAAATTGCGCTGGCTGCTACCTGTAGTTGTTATCTTCAGCTTGTTGGTGGGGTTAATGTTGGCGCACTACGGTCAAATTTCCTTCGCTTATTGGCAAGCTTCGGCTAACAAAGCTAGTTTACCTGTGATTTCGTTGTTTCGCCTAGAAACAATTTGGGCGTTGGGTAGGCAAATTACAACTCAGATTTTATATGTTGCTTTAGTTGGGGGTGTAGCGATCGCTATTTTAATGTATCCACGCTGGTTATTAACAGCGATCGCCGGGACATTTAGTATTTTATTTGGTTGGATAATGCACCAGAACTGGGGAAAGGTTCTGCAATATTTTTATCCCACAAGTTTTAATTACTCTGAGCCATTATTTAACCAAGATATTAGTTTCTACATCTTTTCTCTACCAGTTTGGGAATTGATGGAACTCTGGTTAATGGGTTTATGTTTATTTGGGTTCCTCGCCGTTAGTCTTACCTATCTGCTTTCGGCGGAGAGTTTAAGTCAGGGAATTTTCCCAGGGTTTTCATCCCAGCAGCAGCGTCATTTGTATGGGGTGGGTGGCTTGTTAATGCTAGTCGTCGCCTGGAGTTATTGGCTGAGTCGGTACGAACTGGTTTATTCTCAACAAGGTGTGAGTTATGGCGCTAGTTATACCGATGTGACAACTCAGTTACCAGCTTACACCTTGTTGTGTGTGTTAGCAGTGGCGATCGCATTTTACCTGTTGGGGCGGACAATTTTCTGGCGACCAAAATCAACCTATCGCAAATTTGTAGGTTACGGGTTAAGCGTTTATTTATTGATAGCTGTTGCATCTGGCGTGATTTTACCCCAGGTAGTGCAGTATTTAATCGTGCAGCCCAACGAATTGCAGCGAGAAGAACCTTACATCAAAAGGTCTATTGCTTTGACTCGCCAAGCTTTTGATTTAGAAGCCATTGACGCAAGAACTTTTAACCCCCAAGGAACTTTAACCGAAGCTGATATTAAAGCTAATGACTCGACAATTCGCAATATTCGCCTGTGGGATCAGCGTCCACTTTTAGATACTAACCGCCAATTGCAACAAATTCGTCCTTACTATCGCTTTCCGGGTGCAGATATTGATCGTTATACTTTAGCAAGTGACGCAATTGAACAACCTCCAACAACTAATACAACACCCACAGAATTAATAGAACGGCGACAAGTTTTAATTGCAGCGCGAGAATTAGATTATGGTGCTGTACCCCAACAAGCGCAGACATGGGTAAACCGTCATTTAATTTATACACATGGTTATGGATTTACATTGAGTCCTGTAAATACAGTTGCGCCTGGGGGACTACCAGAATATTTTGTCAAAGATATTGCTGGGACTGCGAATGGCGCTCTCACAACTTCTAGTGCTGCAATTCGAGATAGCATCCCCATTGGTTTACCCCGGATTTATTACGGAGAAATTACGAACACTTATGTAATGACTGGTACAAGAGTCAGAGAATTAGATTATCCTAGCGGCAGTGATAACGCTTACAACATCTACGATGGTTCAGGTGGCATTTCTATCGGTTCTCTGTGGCGGCGTTGGCTATTTGCAATGTATTTAAAAGATTGGCAAATGTTGTTTACGCGGGACTTTTTACCAGAAACCAAGGTATTATTTCGCCGCAATATCAATCAACGTATTCGCGCTATTGCACCTTTTTTAAAATTTGATAGTGACCCTTACTTAGTCGCGGCTGATCCTCGCATTGGTACTGGGTTTCCTGGTGTCAACAATAACCTATTTTGGATTGTTGATGCTTATACAACAAGCGATCGCTATCCTTATTCTGACCCAAATAACGATGGAATTAACTATATTCGTAACTCTGTTAAAGTCGTGATTGATGCTTACAACGGTACAGTTAATTTTTACATTGCTGACTCTCAAGATCCCATTATTCAAACATGGGCTAACATCTTTCCCAAGATGTTTAAACCTCTGAGTGCTATGCCAGCCACCATCCGCAATCATATCCGCTATCCAGTGGACTTTTTTCAAATTCAAGCGGAACGGTTGATGACTTATCACATGACAGACCCCCAGGTATTTTACAACCGCGAAGACCAATGGCAAATTCCCAACGAAATTTATGGTGATAAAGCGCGACCAGTGGAGGCATATTATTTAATTACTAGTCTGCCGACTGTTCCCTTTGAAGAATTTATCTTACTGTTACCCTACACTCCCAGACAACGGACAAATTTAATTGCTTGGTTAGCGGCGCGATCAGATGGTGATAATTACGGTAAGTTATTGTTATATATCTTTCCCAAAGAGCGCCTAGTCTACGGTACAGAACAAATTGAAGCACGCATTAACCAAGATCCTGTAATTTCTCAGCAAATTTCTTTATGGAATCGTCAAGGTTCTAAAGCAACTCAAGGAAATTTGTTAGTTATTCCCATCCAGCAATCATTATTGTACGTCGAACCAATATATTTAGAAGCAACTCAAAATAGTTTGCCCACATTAGTAAGGGTAGTTGTTGCCTACGAAAATCGCATTGTCATGGCGCAAACTCTAGAACAAGCACTAAAAGCCATCTTTCAACCAGAAGTTACACCAGAACCTGCTATTGTGCGCCCCTTTGAAGAAGGAAATTCACCTAGCCAGTAA
- a CDS encoding magnesium transporter CorA family protein, translated as MLTLLTFSQNHVEIFSGKDVNAILKRIDGSHNIWLRCLHFRDRTGTAKIINHFHLDPSRIDMIFNHSFTGIDEDMEDCLFDGYEILTHQIKNREFQVARGSIILGRNFIITFETTEIKVLTLLLNNIQKRHIEIQSWGVDYLLYLISKDILNNYHTVFDYISRQLDDLEDEVLANSGNETTYQKIAAMRQSTRSGRRNFQNLKSLLAMMNYDDIQWISQPVKELFHQELGYQIDNLWQEYQALRAWMSELMEIQRDNIASKTSERINRLTILSTTFLPITFITGFYGMNFKYMPELEQPWAYPLVISIILLIVIFSITFAKRQRLL; from the coding sequence ATGCTAACGCTGCTGACATTTTCTCAGAACCACGTAGAAATATTTTCCGGTAAAGATGTTAATGCCATCCTAAAAAGAATTGATGGTTCGCATAATATTTGGTTACGCTGTCTTCATTTCCGCGATCGCACCGGAACCGCTAAAATTATTAACCACTTTCACCTCGACCCATCCCGCATCGACATGATTTTTAACCATTCCTTCACCGGAATTGACGAAGACATGGAAGATTGCTTATTTGATGGCTATGAAATTTTAACTCACCAAATCAAAAATCGGGAATTTCAAGTGGCGCGGGGGAGTATTATTTTAGGGCGTAACTTTATTATTACCTTTGAAACCACAGAAATTAAAGTTTTAACTTTATTACTAAATAATATTCAAAAACGCCACATAGAAATTCAAAGCTGGGGAGTAGATTACCTTTTATATTTAATTTCCAAAGATATCTTAAATAATTACCATACTGTATTTGATTATATTTCGCGGCAACTTGATGATTTAGAAGATGAAGTCTTAGCCAATTCTGGCAATGAAACAACTTATCAAAAAATTGCTGCTATGAGACAGTCTACACGTTCTGGGCGGCGCAATTTTCAAAATCTCAAATCACTGCTGGCAATGATGAATTATGATGATATTCAATGGATTAGCCAACCAGTCAAAGAATTATTTCATCAAGAATTAGGATATCAAATCGATAACCTCTGGCAAGAATATCAAGCATTACGGGCTTGGATGTCAGAATTAATGGAAATTCAACGCGATAACATCGCCAGTAAAACCAGTGAACGCATTAATCGCTTAACTATTCTTTCCACAACATTCTTACCCATCACCTTTATTACTGGCTTTTATGGCATGAACTTTAAATACATGCCAGAGTTAGAACAACCTTGGGCTTATCCACTAGTAATTAGTATCATACTATTGATTGTGATTTTTAGTATTACCTTTGCTAAACGGCAACGTTTGTTGTAA
- a CDS encoding NAD(P)/FAD-dependent oxidoreductase, whose product MQASLENHQPHQVVIVGGGFGGLYAAKALAKANVNVTLIDKRNFHLFQPLLYQVATGALSPADISAPLRSILSKSKNTKVVMGEVNDINPATQEVILSERTIKYDTLIVATGAKHSYFGKDDWREVAPSLKTVEDAIEMRRRIFKAFEAAEHETDPEKRRALLTFVIVGAGPTGVELAGAIAELAYKTLQEDFRNINTSETRILLLQGGDRILPALAPELSQEAEASLTKLGVVVQKKTRVTNIENDIITLKQGDEFKEVAAKTVLWAAGVQGSPMGKVLAEKTGVECDRSGRVIVEPDLSIKGYKNIFVVGDLANFSHQNGQPLPGVAPVAKQEGEYVAALIQKRLCGKTLQPFKYTDYGNLAMIGKNSAVVDIGLIKLKGFSAWVFWLLIHIYFLIEFDSKVLVMIQWGWNYLTRRRSARLITEKEALAFAQFEDSSHRNHYTPANNRQPLNA is encoded by the coding sequence ATGCAAGCTTCACTTGAGAATCATCAACCACATCAGGTTGTCATAGTTGGTGGTGGCTTTGGTGGACTTTATGCAGCAAAGGCACTTGCCAAAGCTAATGTAAATGTTACTCTCATCGATAAACGAAATTTCCATTTATTTCAGCCACTTTTATATCAAGTTGCGACAGGTGCGTTGTCACCGGCTGACATTTCTGCACCATTGCGTTCTATACTCAGCAAAAGTAAAAATACGAAAGTGGTGATGGGAGAGGTAAATGATATTAATCCCGCAACCCAAGAAGTGATTCTCAGTGAAAGAACAATTAAATATGACACATTAATTGTTGCTACAGGTGCAAAGCATTCTTACTTTGGTAAAGATGACTGGAGAGAAGTTGCACCTAGTTTGAAAACCGTAGAAGATGCGATAGAAATGCGTCGCCGGATATTTAAAGCCTTTGAAGCCGCAGAACATGAAACTGATCCTGAAAAACGCCGTGCTTTATTGACTTTCGTGATTGTGGGTGCAGGCCCTACCGGGGTAGAATTAGCAGGTGCGATCGCAGAATTAGCATATAAAACCTTACAAGAAGACTTCCGCAACATCAATACCTCAGAGACTAGAATTTTACTACTACAAGGTGGCGATCGCATCCTTCCCGCCCTTGCGCCAGAGTTATCCCAAGAAGCGGAAGCATCCTTAACAAAACTGGGTGTAGTTGTTCAGAAAAAAACCAGAGTCACAAACATTGAAAACGATATCATTACCCTGAAACAAGGTGATGAGTTCAAAGAAGTTGCCGCCAAAACTGTATTATGGGCAGCAGGCGTGCAAGGTTCACCAATGGGTAAAGTATTAGCCGAAAAAACTGGTGTAGAATGCGATCGCAGTGGACGAGTGATTGTTGAACCAGACTTAAGCATTAAAGGATACAAGAATATTTTCGTTGTGGGTGACTTAGCCAACTTCTCCCACCAAAATGGTCAACCCCTCCCTGGAGTCGCACCCGTCGCTAAACAAGAAGGTGAATATGTCGCCGCATTGATTCAAAAACGTCTGTGCGGTAAAACTCTGCAACCATTTAAATATACTGATTATGGCAACCTAGCCATGATTGGCAAAAATTCAGCCGTTGTAGACATAGGGTTGATTAAGTTAAAAGGTTTCTCTGCATGGGTATTCTGGCTATTAATTCATATCTACTTCTTGATTGAGTTTGATAGTAAAGTCTTAGTCATGATTCAGTGGGGATGGAACTACCTCACCCGCAGACGTAGCGCCAGATTAATTACCGAAAAAGAAGCTTTAGCATTCGCTCAATTTGAAGATAGCAGTCATAGAAATCATTACACCCCAGCTAACAATAGACAGCCGCTAAATGCTTAA
- a CDS encoding glycosyltransferase: MVAIVLGLMVLSLIIWLGLLSLRGQFWRLDQQLEVIQPQRESLPSVCAVIPARNEADVLPMSLRSLLLQDYDGNFNIFLVDDRSTDGTAACAEGVAHAVDKPQQLQIISGEPLPSGWSGKLWAVQQGIQQAKALVPEYFLLTDADIEHDVNNLRRLVTKAEQENLDLVSVMVRLRCDSRWEKFLIPAFVFFFQKLYPFRWVNNPKNSTAAAAGGSILIRRTALERIGGIAAIRQALIDDCALANAVKSSQGRIWLGLSSLTRSLRPYDSLDTIWNMVARTAYTQLNYSPILLFGTVIAMTLIYLLPPFGVVIGVILGNWMIAITGLATWLLMALAYLPIIRFYQCSPLLALSLPAIAFLYTLMTIDSAIRHWQGRGGAWKGRVYPG, from the coding sequence ATTGTGGCAATTGTACTAGGGTTGATGGTCTTATCCTTAATAATTTGGTTAGGATTACTGAGTTTGCGGGGACAGTTTTGGCGTTTAGACCAGCAATTAGAAGTCATCCAGCCGCAGCGAGAATCTTTACCGTCAGTGTGTGCGGTGATTCCAGCCCGGAATGAAGCGGATGTTTTGCCGATGAGTTTGCGATCGCTTTTACTGCAAGATTATGATGGCAATTTTAATATTTTCTTGGTAGACGATCGCAGTACTGATGGCACAGCCGCCTGTGCTGAAGGAGTCGCCCACGCTGTTGATAAACCCCAGCAATTGCAAATTATCTCTGGTGAACCTTTACCCTCTGGTTGGTCTGGTAAACTTTGGGCAGTGCAGCAAGGTATCCAACAAGCTAAAGCACTCGTCCCAGAATATTTTTTACTGACCGATGCAGATATTGAACACGATGTCAATAATCTGCGACGACTTGTCACCAAAGCCGAACAAGAAAATTTAGATTTGGTTTCTGTGATGGTGCGACTACGTTGTGATAGTCGGTGGGAAAAATTTTTAATTCCGGCGTTTGTCTTCTTCTTTCAAAAACTCTACCCCTTTCGCTGGGTCAATAATCCGAAAAATTCCACGGCGGCGGCGGCGGGTGGTAGCATTTTAATTCGGCGCACTGCTTTAGAAAGAATCGGTGGTATTGCCGCTATTCGTCAAGCTTTAATTGATGATTGTGCTTTAGCGAATGCGGTGAAATCCAGCCAAGGACGTATCTGGTTAGGATTAAGTAGTTTAACTCGCAGTTTACGCCCTTATGATTCCCTCGACACAATTTGGAATATGGTGGCGCGGACTGCCTATACACAATTAAATTACTCACCTATATTGTTATTCGGCACCGTAATTGCTATGACCTTGATTTACCTTTTACCACCTTTTGGTGTGGTGATTGGTGTAATTTTAGGCAATTGGATGATTGCAATTACAGGTTTAGCAACATGGCTATTAATGGCATTGGCTTACTTGCCAATTATCCGCTTTTATCAATGCTCACCATTATTAGCTTTAAGTTTACCTGCGATCGCCTTTCTCTACACTTTAATGACTATAGATTCAGCTATCCGCCATTGGCAAGGACGCGGCGGTGCTTGGAAAGGACGAGTTTATCCGGGATGA
- the shc gene encoding squalene--hopene cyclase, producing MQTQDRVKVNQVADAIAASQKYLLSMQYPAGYWWAELESNVTITAEVVLLHKIWGTDKTRPLHKIETYLRSQQRQHGGWELFYDDGGELSTSVEAYMALRLLGVPATDPALVRAREFILPRGGISKTRIFTKLHLALIGCYDWRGIPSLPPWIMLLPPAFPVNIYEMSSWARSSTVPLLIVCDSKPVYQFDQAINLDELYAEGVNQVQYELPRQGDWTDLFLTLDQGFKLAESLNLVPFRQEGIKAAEKWILERQEVTGDWGGIIPAMLNSMLALKCLGYSPNDPIVERGLQAIDNFGIETEDNYCVQPCVSPVWDTAWVMRALIDSGYAPDHPAIVKAGEWLLQKQILDYGDWVVKNRQGKPGAWAFEFDNRFYPDVDDTAVVVMALHAAKLPNESLKQAAIARALNWVASMQCRPGGWAAFDLDNDQEWLNAIPYGDLKAMIDPNTADVTARVIEMLGACNLSIDSHNLERALSYLLAEQETEGCWFGRWGVNYIYGTSGVLSALALINPQKYQRQIEKGATWLIGCQNSDGGWGETCRTYNDPSLKGQGRSTASQTAWALIGLIAAGEATGKFAMEIIERGIDYLVKTQKSDGTWFEADFTGTGFPCHFYLKYHLYQQYFPLIALGRYQNIK from the coding sequence ATGCAAACACAAGACAGGGTAAAAGTCAATCAAGTTGCAGATGCGATCGCAGCTAGTCAAAAATATCTGCTGTCAATGCAATATCCCGCAGGTTACTGGTGGGCGGAGTTAGAATCAAACGTCACCATTACGGCGGAAGTGGTTCTACTGCATAAAATTTGGGGAACCGATAAAACTCGGCCATTACATAAAATTGAAACCTACTTGCGTTCTCAGCAACGGCAGCATGGCGGTTGGGAACTGTTTTATGATGATGGTGGTGAACTCAGCACTTCCGTAGAAGCATACATGGCGTTGCGGCTGTTGGGTGTTCCCGCCACAGACCCAGCCTTAGTACGGGCGCGAGAATTTATTCTGCCACGGGGCGGAATCAGCAAAACGCGCATCTTTACCAAATTACACCTCGCCTTGATTGGCTGTTACGACTGGCGCGGTATCCCCTCCCTCCCGCCTTGGATTATGCTGTTACCGCCAGCTTTCCCCGTGAATATTTACGAAATGTCTAGCTGGGCGCGTTCTAGCACTGTACCACTGTTGATTGTGTGTGATAGCAAACCTGTTTATCAATTTGACCAAGCCATTAACTTAGATGAGTTATACGCCGAAGGTGTGAATCAAGTCCAGTATGAATTACCCCGCCAAGGTGATTGGACAGATTTATTCTTAACTTTGGATCAAGGATTTAAATTAGCCGAAAGCTTAAATTTAGTTCCCTTCCGCCAAGAAGGAATTAAAGCCGCCGAAAAATGGATTTTAGAACGCCAAGAAGTTACAGGCGACTGGGGCGGGATTATCCCGGCGATGTTAAATTCGATGTTGGCCTTAAAGTGCTTGGGTTATAGCCCAAATGACCCCATTGTAGAACGGGGACTCCAAGCCATTGATAATTTTGGCATTGAAACAGAAGATAACTATTGCGTTCAACCTTGTGTATCGCCTGTGTGGGATACAGCTTGGGTAATGCGGGCGTTGATTGATTCTGGTTATGCACCTGATCATCCAGCAATAGTCAAAGCTGGAGAATGGTTACTGCAAAAGCAAATCCTGGATTATGGTGATTGGGTGGTGAAAAATCGCCAAGGTAAACCAGGTGCTTGGGCGTTTGAATTTGACAATCGCTTTTATCCTGATGTGGATGATACAGCCGTAGTGGTCATGGCTTTGCACGCAGCCAAACTACCTAATGAAAGTTTAAAACAAGCTGCGATCGCCCGCGCCTTAAATTGGGTTGCATCTATGCAGTGTCGTCCTGGTGGTTGGGCCGCGTTTGATTTAGATAATGATCAAGAATGGCTGAATGCTATCCCCTACGGTGACTTAAAAGCCATGATTGACCCCAATACCGCCGATGTCACCGCCAGAGTCATCGAAATGTTGGGTGCTTGTAACTTATCCATTGACTCCCATAATCTCGAACGCGCCCTATCTTACCTCCTCGCCGAACAAGAAACCGAAGGTTGTTGGTTTGGGCGTTGGGGCGTAAATTACATCTATGGTACTAGCGGCGTTCTCTCGGCTTTAGCATTAATTAACCCGCAAAAGTATCAACGCCAAATCGAAAAAGGCGCAACTTGGTTAATCGGATGTCAAAATTCCGATGGCGGTTGGGGTGAAACTTGCCGTACTTACAACGATCCTAGCCTCAAAGGCCAAGGACGCAGCACCGCATCGCAAACAGCTTGGGCATTAATTGGGTTAATCGCCGCCGGTGAAGCCACTGGCAAATTTGCAATGGAAATTATTGAACGCGGAATTGATTACCTAGTAAAAACCCAAAAATCAGACGGTACTTGGTTTGAAGCCGACTTTACAGGTACTGGCTTCCCCTGTCATTTTTATCTCAAATATCATCTGTATCAGCAATATTTCCCGTTAATTGCTTTAGGCAGATATCAAAACATCAAATAA